A DNA window from Arachis duranensis cultivar V14167 chromosome 3, aradu.V14167.gnm2.J7QH, whole genome shotgun sequence contains the following coding sequences:
- the LOC107480239 gene encoding uncharacterized protein LOC107480239 → MGATPFHPLILKVRLSKNFDKPMDMRYDGTKDPQKHLTTFEARMNLEGVGDEVRCRAFSVTLAGPAIRWFNALPQGSITAFTDISQSFLARFTTRIAKAKHPINLLGVTQKPGEPTRKFLDRFNDECLEIDGLTDSVASLCLTNSLLNEDFRRHLTTKPVWTVQEIQSVAKEYINDEEVSQVVVANKWQLPNPSARQAPQVDRYKVAPRDRTPAKQHKQPPRVERFTNYTPLTVPIVEVYQQIATRKSYPDPGH, encoded by the coding sequence ATGGGGGCCACCCCTTTCCATCCCTTGATCCTCAAGGTCCGGCTTTCGAAGAATTTCGACAAGCCAATGGACATGAGGTACGATGGGACCAAGGATCCCCAGAAACACCTCACAACTTTTGAAGCAAGAATGAATTTGGAAGGGGTAGGCGACGAGGTCAGGTGCCGAGCATTTTCTGTGACACTGGCCGGCCCAGCGATTCGATGGTTCAACGCACTCCCACAAGGGTCCATCACGGCCTTCACAGACATCTCCCAAAGCTTTCTGGCTCGGTTCACGACACGTATAGCCAAGGCAAAGCACCCGATTAACCTGTTAGGGGTTACCCAAAAACCCGGAGAGCCGACTAGAAAATTCTTGGACAGATTCAACGACGAGTGCTTGGAGATCGACGGCCTTACGGACTCGGTTGCTAGCCTTTGCCTAACAAACAGCCTGCTAAACGAGGACTTTAGGAGGCACCTCACAACTAAGCCTGTATGGACCGTGCAGGAGATTCAAAGCGTGGCCAAGGAATACATCAATGATGAAGAAGTTAGTCAGGTTGTAGTAGCCAATAAATGGCAGCTCCCTAACCCCTCAGCTCGGCAGGCCCCCCAAGTCGACAGATACAAGGTGGCTCCCAGGGACAGAACCCCAGCCAAACAGCACAAACAACCCCCACGAGTGGAAAGGTTCACAAATTACACGCCACTCACGGTGCCCATAGTGGAAGTTTACCAGCAAATTGCGACAAGGAAATCCTATCCAGACCCAGGCCACTGA